Proteins encoded within one genomic window of Triticum aestivum cultivar Chinese Spring chromosome 2D, IWGSC CS RefSeq v2.1, whole genome shotgun sequence:
- the LOC123053328 gene encoding acetyltransferase At1g77540 encodes MANDERGAGERGAAEDSVVWREEAGKFETPDGEAFLRYRLVAQPRASSGRGGASPAAMNMVHTYVPGSKRGQGLAARLCDAAFAHARRHGMRVIPTCSYISDTYLPRNPAWNDLVYKADEPKRSSTSSSM; translated from the exons ATGGCAAACGACGAGCGCGGCGCCGGCGAGCGTGGAGCGGCGGAGGACAGCGTCGTGTGGAGGGAGGAGGCGGGGAAGTTCGAGACGCCCGACGGCGAGGCCTTCCTCCGGTACCGCCTCGTCGCCCAGCCGCGCGCCTCCTCCGGCCGCGGCGGCGCGTCCCCGGCGGCGATGAACATGGTGCACACGTACGTGCCCGGGAGCAAGCGCGGGCAGGGGCTCGCCGCGCGCCTGTGCGACGCCGCCTTCGCCCACGCGCGGCGCCACGGCATGCGCGTCATCCCCACCTGCTCCTACATCTCG GACACGTACCTCCCTCGCAATCCGGCGTGGAACGATCTTGTCTACAAGGCTGACGAGCCCAAACGCAGCAGCACCAGCAGTAGCATGTAG